From one Acinonyx jubatus isolate Ajub_Pintada_27869175 chromosome B1, VMU_Ajub_asm_v1.0, whole genome shotgun sequence genomic stretch:
- the LOC128314303 gene encoding ubiquitin carboxyl-terminal hydrolase 17-like protein 6, with translation METPSSHCREESQFHVFPNLKPCGSKTGGAEGHGGPTLPEKPSPSSHTPCDLPTGWAPTSTGLPPAKKPVSWRRPSVVGAGLQNLGNTCYANAALQCLTYTPPLASYMLSQEHSRSCGRQPFCVLCALQAHVTRALCRPGDVIRPPPKLLAAFHTHRQEDAHEFLMFTLDAMQQACLREDKPSEPQAQDATLIRQIFGGYWRSQIQCLHCQGVSSTLDPYLDISLDIRAAQSVSQALQHLVKPEQLDGENAYRCSTCLDKVPASKTLTLHTCSKVLMLVLKRFCHFTGSKLAKEVQYPERLDMRRYASGQDGGSLTYVLYAVLVHAGWNCHSGHYFCYIKAGNGQWYKMDDAKVTASDATSALSQHAYVLFYIQKSELERERASEPGAGESTCLQADHAGTAAAQGGPETDPNIEVPQLEDHVEETPLPATTLDQWRFLQESHRPKSEFNLRKLEFALPPDAVLIHQSKYRDEMGKDHREPSIYRLNSSARDIPPQRATAIHQVPCLTGRARATKRKNKKGQRSQEAVQGSHYGL, from the coding sequence ATGGAGACGCCCTCTTCCCACTGCCGAGAGGAGTCTCAGTTCCATGTCTTTCCAAACCTCAAACCTTGCGGATCAAAAACGGGTGGTGCTGAAGGCCACGGAGGACCCACTCTGCCTGAGAAGCCGTCACCGTCATCGCACACACCCTGCGACCTGCCTACCGGTTGGGCTCCCACGTCGACGGGTCTGCCCCCCGCAAAGAAACCTGTGAGTTGGAGGAGACCTTCTGTGGTTGGGGCTGGCCTGCAGAACCTGGGGAACACGTGCTATGCGAATGCGGCCCTGCAGTGTCTGACGTACACACCACCCCTCGCCAGCTACATGCTGTCCCAGGAGCACTCCCGAAGCTGTGGGAGGCAGCCATTCTGCGTGCTGTGTGCTCTGCAGGCTCACGTGACCCGGGCCCTCTGCCGTCCGGGAGACGTGATCCGGCCTCCGCCAAAACTGCTCGCTGCCttccacacacacaggcaggaggATGCCCATGAGTTTCTGATGTTCACTCTGGATGCTATGCAGCAAGCGTGTTTGCGTGAGGACAAGCCTTCAGAGCCTCAGGCTCAGGACGCCACCCTCATCCGGCAAATCTTTGGGGGGTACTGGAGGTCTCAAATCCAGTGTCTCCACTGCCAGGGTGTCTCCAGCACTTTGGACCCTTACCTGGACATTAGCCTGGATATCAGGGCAGCTCAGAGTGTGAGCCAAGCTTTGCAACACTTGGTGAAGCCCGAACAGTTGGATGGTGAAAATGCCTATCGTTGTAGTACTTGTCTCGACAAGGTACCTGCTTCCAAGACGTTGACTTTGCACACTTGCTCCAAGGTCCTGATGCTGGTATTGAAACGATTCTGCCATTTCACGGGCAGCAAACTGGCTAAGGAAGTGCAATACCCTGAGCGCCTTGACATGCGACGCTACGCGTCTGGGCAGGACGGGGGGTCGCTGACTTATGTGCTCTATGCCGTGCTGGTGCACGCGGGCTGGAATTGTCACAGCGGACATTACTTCTGTTACATCAAAGCTGGGAACGGCCAGTGGTACAAAATGGACGATGCGAAGGTGACCGCCAGTGATGCGACGTCTGCCCTGAGCCAACACGCCTATGTCCTCTTTTACATCCAGAAGAGTGAATTGGAAAGAGAGCGTGCGAGtgagccaggtgctggggaaTCCACATGCCTCCAGGCTGACCACGCAGGCACGGCTGCGGCCCAAGGGGGGCCTGAAACCGACCCCAACATCGAGGTGCCACAATTGGAGGATCACGTGGAAGAGACACCACTGCCAGCAACCACGTTAGACCAGTGGAGATTCCTCCAAGAAAGCCACCGTCCCAAGTCTGAATTCAACCTCAGGAAACTAGAATTTGCTCTTCCCCCCGACGCAGTCCTAATTCACCAGTCCAAATACAGAGATGAGATGGGAAAGGATCACCGTGAACCAAGCATCTACCGGCTCAACAGTTCAGCCAGGGACATCCCCCCTCAGAGGGCAACGGCCATTCACCAAGTCCCTTGTCTCACCGGCAGAGCCAGAGCTACcaagaggaagaacaagaagggACAGAGGTCTCAGGAAGCAGTGCAGGGATCCCACTACGGGCTTTGA
- the LOC113597179 gene encoding putative protein FAM90A24P yields MAGGHTQHAPSRPLKAPNGKRQRRAPMAPRVPRLEDEDPRLKCKDCGAFGHNASSTRCPMKRWDGCLAPQAFVPRKPKENVEPRQQQDQHKPGPFNQAARDMEEGQSSGRCVSAVAHTALNARTSWANLDGSLEWEPGGQMKKGDLAQAPSLAPQVKTRDAAPSPSRSWSCRREAQQRKALLQRFPRIGPGRQQRAWRDSTESCDYVRHPHRPMPVYTTKRVSVLAPHVPAEPPSGTPDTTQLSPSAAPLGRPAASTLPPAGRQDAQQVGTPAPPAPPAPAHQRSARDPGLGVQLRQHRPRCASLEASRAVSKARGIGHAQAPAKRPEVSPDPPPARLAPSPQPHIQTPGKRWAPLPDDTCQNPRKKPRCSPFQPPHKSTGSTHVGLRQSLCRPARRSACGPTGAAQLTRKTPASVQSRGLQPPRPQPHLDTLQACTLPPCPPCPQAPGQPLRMVFSRLDKGGWSSRFIAAPCLPPPERPVPPGQGPPVTHQSEGGCVPVSRSILHDDLQLSSSSEESDRE; encoded by the exons CTCAAGTGTAAGGACTGCGGAGCCTTTGGGCACAACGCATCCagcaccaggtgccccatgaagcgCTGGGACGGGTGCCTGGCCCCCCAGGCCTTTGTCCCCAGGAAGCCGAAGGAGAATGTGGAACCACGCCAGCAGCAGGACCAGCACAAGCCCGGGCCCTTCAACCAGGCTGCGAGGGACATGGAAGAGGGACAAAG CTCAGGTCGCTGTGTCTCT GCAGTGGCGCACACGGCTCTCAACGCAAGGACGTCTTGGGCCAACCTGGACGGCTCGCTGGAGTGGGAGCCAGGAGGGCAGATGAAGAAAGGAGATCTTGCCCAAGCCCCATCGCTCGCTCCCCAGGTGAAGACACGAGATGCCGCTCCTTCACCTTCCCGTTCTTGGTCGTGCAGGCGAGAAGCCCAGCAGAGGAAGGCGCTGCTGCAGAGATTCCCCAGGATAGGCCCTGGAAGGCAGCAGCGGGCCTGGAGGGACTCCACAGAATCCTGTGACTACGTGAGG CATCCGCACAGGCCGATGCCCGTGTACACCACCAAGAGGGTGTCCGTGCTGGCGCCGCACGTCCCGGCTGAGCCTCCTAGCGGGACGCCTGACACGACACAGCTGTCCCCGTCGGCTGCTCCTCTCGGGAGACCTGCGGCGAGCACCCTCCCGCCTGCTGGCCGACAGGATGCCCAGCAAGTGGGGACCCCAGCCCCGCCTGCCCCGCCTGCCCCGGCACACCAACGCTCTGCCCGGGATCCAGGCCTCGGTGTCCAGCTGAGACAACACCGGCCCCGATGTGCCTCCCTGGAAGCTTCCAGGGCTGTCTCCAAGGCGCGTGGCATTGGCCACGCCCAGGCACCAGCCAAGCGTCCTGAGGTGAGCCCTGATCCTCCTCCAGCCCGTTTGGCTCCGAGTCCCCAGCCCCACATCCAGACACCAGGCAAGAGATGGGCCCCGCTCCCCGACGACACGTGCCAGAACCCCCGAAAGAAACCACGTTGCAGCCCCTTCCAGCCACCCCACAAGAGCACAGGGAGCACCCACGTGGGGCTGCGCCAGAGTCTGTGTCGTCCAGCAAGGAGAAGTGCATGTGGTCCCACGGGGGCAGCCCAGCTGACCAGGAAGACACCTGCCTCGGTGCAAAGCAGGGGCCTCCAGCCTCCACGCCCCCAACCTCACCTGGACACTCTCCAGGCGTGCACCTTGCCCCCGTGTCCGCCCTGTCCGCAGGCACCCGGCCAGCCCCTGCGAATGGTCTTCAGCCGCCTGGACAAAGGCGGCTGGAGCTCCAGGTTCATAGCAGCTCCCTGTCTGCCACCTCCCGAGAGGCCAGTCCCCCCTGGCCAGGGCCCGCCCGTCACACACCAGTCTGAGGGAGGCTGTGTGCCTGTCTCCCGGAGCATCCTCCACGATGACCTGCAGCTTTCCTCGTCCTCGGAGGAGAGCGACCGCGAGTGA